Proteins encoded together in one Lathyrus oleraceus cultivar Zhongwan6 chromosome 5, CAAS_Psat_ZW6_1.0, whole genome shotgun sequence window:
- the LOC127088311 gene encoding uncharacterized protein LOC127088311 — translation MELEQAKQELKMLETLYPNQHHYLKHELRSFIIQYSYSQPLPQYHTSLAFLDTEESTNLEQTKGMKLGLPDIEEVTEKKKKGAESSELESPKSVVVKHYPSSRKNKRKDRVDLVLERAQNCLKKIRHFKTSLFSHS, via the exons ATGGAATTAGAACAAGCAAAACAAGAGTTGAAAATGCTTGAAACCCTATACCCAAATCAACACCACTATCTCAAACACGAACTTAGATCCTTCATCATTCAATATTCCTATTCACAGCCTCTTCCACAATACCACACCTCCCTCGCTTTCTTAGACACAGAAG AATCCACCAACTTGGAGCAAACAAAGGGTATGAAACTTGGTTTACCAGACATAGAAGAAGTAacggagaagaagaagaagggtgCTGAAAGTTCTGAGCTTGAATCTCCCAAGAGTGTTGTCGTTAAGCATTACCCTAGTAGCAGGAAGAATAAGAGAAAAGACAGGGTCGATTTGGTTCTTGAAAGGGCACAAAATTGTCTCAAAAAAATTAGACATTTCAAAACATCCTTATTTTCTCATTCTTGA